In Piliocolobus tephrosceles isolate RC106 chromosome 6, ASM277652v3, whole genome shotgun sequence, the following are encoded in one genomic region:
- the PNP gene encoding purine nucleoside phosphorylase: MENGYTYEDYKNTAEWLLSHTKHRPQVAIICGSGLGGLTDKLTEAQIFDYSEIPNFPRSTVPGHIGRLVFGFLNGRACVMMQGRFHMYEGYSLWKVTFPVRVFHLLGVDTLVVTNAAGGLNPKFEVGDIMLIRDHINLPGFSGQNPLRGPNDERFGVRFPAMSDAYDRTMRQRALSMWKQMGEQRELQEGTYVMLAGPSFETVAESRLLQKLGADAVGMSTVPEVIVARHCGLRVFGFSLITNKVIMDYESLEKANHEEVLAAGKQAAQKLEQLVSILMTSIPLPDKAS, encoded by the exons ATGGAGAACGG ATACACATATGAAGACTATAAGAACACTGCAGAATGGCTTCTGTCTCACACTAAGCACCGACCTCAAGTTGCAATAATCTGTGGTTCTGGATTAGGAGGTCTGACAGATAAATTAACTGAGGCCCAGATCTTTGACTACAGTGAAATCCCCAACTTTCCCCGAAGTACAG TGCCAGGTCACATTGGCCGACTGGTGTTTGGGTTCCTGAATGGCAGAGCCTGTGTGATGATGCAGGGCAGGTTCCATATGTATGAAGGGTACTCGCTCTGGAAG GTGACATTCCCAGTGAGGGTGTTCCACCTTCTGGGTGTGGACACCCTGGTGGTCACCAATGCAGCAGGAGGGCTGAACCCCAAGTTTGAGGTTGGAGATATCATGCTGATCCGTGACCATATCAACCTACCTGGTTTCAGTGGTCAGAACCCTCTCAGAGGGCCCAATGATGAAAG GTTTGGAGTTCGTTTCCCTGCCATGTCTGATGCCTATGACCGGACTATGAGGCAGAGGGCTCTCAGTATGTGGAAACAAATGGGGGAGCAACGTGAGCTACAGGAAGGCACCTATGTGATGCTGGCAGGCCCCAGTTTTGAGACCGTGGCAGAATCTCGTCTGCTGCAGAAGCTGGGAGCAGATGCTGTTG GCATGAGTACAGTACCAGAAGTTATCGTTGCACGGCACTGTGGACTTCGAGTCTTCGGCTTCTCACTCATCACCAACAAGGTCATCATGGATTATGAAAGCTTGGAGAAGGCCAACCACGAAGAAGTATTAGCGGCTGGCAAACAAGCTGCGCAGAAATTGGAACAGTTGGTCTCCATTCTTATGACCAGCATTCCACTCCCTGACAAAGCCAGTTGA